A region from the Nocardia terpenica genome encodes:
- a CDS encoding zinc-dependent alcohol dehydrogenase family protein has protein sequence MRGTVIHAPGDVRLETLPDPEIVTATDAIVRIVATCVCGSDLWPYRGANEIAGPQPIGHEYVGVVEEVGSDVTGVRPGQFVIGSFVASDNTCPHCRFGYQTSCQHREFVNGCQSEYVRIPLADGTLVATPGEPDKSLIPSLLALSDVMGTGWFAAVAAEVQPGGTVVVVGDGAVGLSGVLAAKELGAERIIAMSRHETRQELARTFGATDIVAERGKEGVARVLELTGGVGADSVLECVGTQDAMVQAQRSARPGGNVGFVGVPHGVDIPGDKLFYSHVGLRGGLAPVRRFLPDLIDRVFTGSMDPGKVFDLALPLDQVADGYRAMDTRRAIKTLLQP, from the coding sequence ATGCGAGGAACCGTTATCCATGCGCCCGGCGATGTGCGGCTGGAAACCCTCCCCGATCCCGAAATAGTCACCGCGACCGATGCCATCGTGCGGATCGTCGCGACCTGTGTGTGCGGCTCCGATCTGTGGCCCTATCGCGGCGCCAACGAGATTGCCGGGCCGCAGCCGATCGGGCACGAGTACGTGGGCGTGGTCGAGGAGGTCGGTAGCGATGTCACCGGCGTGCGGCCGGGGCAGTTCGTGATCGGTTCGTTCGTGGCCTCCGACAACACCTGCCCGCACTGCCGGTTCGGCTACCAGACCTCGTGCCAGCACCGGGAATTCGTCAACGGCTGCCAGTCCGAGTATGTGCGGATCCCGCTCGCCGACGGCACCCTGGTCGCCACCCCGGGCGAGCCGGACAAGTCGCTGATCCCCAGCCTGCTGGCGCTGTCGGATGTGATGGGCACCGGCTGGTTCGCCGCGGTGGCCGCCGAGGTGCAGCCGGGTGGCACCGTCGTGGTGGTGGGCGACGGTGCGGTCGGGCTGTCCGGCGTGCTGGCCGCGAAAGAGCTGGGCGCCGAACGCATTATCGCCATGAGCCGACACGAGACCCGCCAGGAACTGGCCCGCACCTTCGGCGCCACCGATATCGTCGCCGAGCGCGGCAAGGAGGGCGTGGCCCGCGTGCTGGAGCTCACGGGCGGTGTCGGCGCGGACTCGGTACTCGAATGCGTCGGCACCCAGGACGCCATGGTGCAGGCGCAGCGGTCGGCGCGGCCCGGCGGCAATGTCGGCTTCGTCGGCGTCCCGCACGGCGTGGACATCCCCGGCGACAAGCTGTTCTACTCCCACGTCGGCCTCCGCGGCGGCCTGGCCCCGGTCCGCCGCTTCCTCCCCGACCTCATCGACCGCGTCTTCACCGGCAGCATGGACCCCGGCAAGGTCTTCGACCTGGCCCTCCCCCTGGACCAGGTCGCCGACGGCTACCGCGCCATGGACACCCGCCGAGCCATCAAGACCTTGCTACAGCCCTGA
- the truB gene encoding tRNA pseudouridine(55) synthase TruB has protein sequence MDQARTPVVDALGGLLVVDKDGGTTSHDVVSRCRKLLRTRKIGHAGTLDPMATGVLVLGVERATKMLGLLSLTTKAYTATIRLGQATVTDDAEGEALATTSAGHVTDAEIASGVTELTGDILQVPATVSAIKVDGERAYARARAGEQVRLAARPVTVSRFEVLARRDIDTGGTRFVDLDVAVDCSSGTYIRALARDLGEKLGVGGHLTALRRTRVGPFTLEHARTLDRLADDPGLNLDIDSAARLAFPHRTITATEAESLRDGRWLAPIGIPGVHAAVTEDGKTIALLEEKGKRSSPVFVIRPRGLID, from the coding sequence ATGGATCAGGCACGCACTCCCGTGGTCGACGCGCTCGGCGGGCTGCTGGTGGTGGACAAGGACGGCGGCACGACCAGCCACGACGTGGTGTCGCGCTGCCGGAAGCTGTTGCGCACCAGGAAGATCGGCCATGCCGGGACGCTGGATCCGATGGCCACGGGGGTGCTGGTGCTGGGCGTGGAGCGGGCCACCAAGATGCTCGGCCTGCTCAGCCTGACCACCAAGGCGTACACGGCGACGATCCGGCTCGGGCAGGCCACCGTCACCGACGACGCCGAGGGCGAGGCGCTCGCCACCACCTCGGCCGGACACGTCACCGATGCCGAGATCGCCTCCGGTGTCACGGAATTGACCGGCGACATCCTTCAGGTCCCGGCCACGGTGAGCGCCATCAAGGTCGACGGCGAGCGCGCCTACGCCCGCGCCCGCGCCGGGGAACAGGTGCGGCTGGCCGCGCGCCCGGTGACGGTGAGCCGGTTCGAGGTCCTCGCGCGCCGCGACATCGATACGGGCGGAACGCGATTCGTCGACCTCGACGTGGCGGTGGACTGCTCGTCGGGCACCTACATCCGTGCCCTGGCCCGGGACCTGGGCGAAAAGCTCGGTGTCGGTGGACATCTCACGGCGCTGCGCCGAACCCGGGTGGGGCCGTTCACCCTCGAACACGCCCGCACCCTGGATCGGCTCGCCGACGACCCCGGCCTGAACCTGGACATCGATTCCGCCGCGCGCCTGGCCTTTCCGCACCGCACCATCACCGCCACCGAGGCCGAATCCCTACGCGACGGCCGCTGGCTGGCCCCGATCGGCATCCCCGGCGTCCACGCCGCCGTCACCGAGGACGGCAAAACCATTGCCCTCCTGGAAGAAAAGGGCAAACGCTCGTCCCCGGTCTTCGTCATCCGCCCCCGCGGCCTCATCGACTGA
- the npt gene encoding 4'-phosphopantetheinyl transferase Npt, giving the protein MIGRILPDGVAAAELVNNSDELPGHPGEEHLITKAVDKRRRDFIGARYCAREALVQLGEEPVAIGKGERGMPLFPRGVVGSLTHCAGYQAAALAHRLRWRSVGIDAEPHDTLPEGVLDSVSLPAERDWLKAAIPETGLHLDRLLFCAKEATYKAWFPLTLRWLGFEDAHITFTVDGGGDSGTFHSDLLIGGQVVDGGAPLTSFDGRWVITDGLILTAIVTG; this is encoded by the coding sequence ATCATCGGGAGGATTCTTCCCGATGGGGTGGCAGCGGCCGAGCTGGTGAACAATTCCGATGAGCTGCCGGGGCATCCCGGTGAGGAGCATCTGATCACCAAGGCGGTGGACAAGCGGCGGCGGGACTTCATCGGCGCGCGGTACTGCGCGCGCGAGGCGCTGGTGCAGCTCGGCGAGGAGCCGGTGGCCATCGGCAAGGGCGAGCGGGGCATGCCGCTGTTCCCGCGCGGGGTGGTCGGCAGCCTGACCCACTGCGCGGGCTATCAGGCGGCGGCACTGGCGCACCGGCTGCGCTGGCGATCGGTCGGCATCGACGCCGAACCGCACGACACGCTGCCCGAGGGCGTGCTGGACTCGGTGAGCCTGCCCGCCGAACGGGACTGGCTGAAGGCCGCGATTCCCGAGACCGGCCTGCACCTGGACCGGCTGCTGTTCTGCGCCAAGGAGGCCACCTACAAGGCGTGGTTCCCGCTGACGCTGCGCTGGCTGGGATTCGAGGACGCGCACATCACCTTCACCGTGGACGGCGGCGGCGACAGCGGCACCTTCCACAGCGACCTGCTGATCGGCGGCCAGGTCGTGGACGGCGGCGCCCCGCTGACGTCGTTCGACGGCCGCTGGGTGATCACCGACGGGCTGATCCTGACCGCGATCGTGACCGGCTGA
- a CDS encoding (2Fe-2S)-binding protein, with product MTIDQSARRTGTEPAEFLGPSRTAVTLRINGREQFAVVEPRTSLLDALREHLHLTGTKKGCDQGGCGACTVWVDDRRVLACLTLAVAAEGREITTIEGVARGEELHPVQQAFIEADGFQCGYCTPGQIMSAIKCIEEGHAERDEDIAEWMSGNICRCAAYQNIREAVRLGRDAMRERDGELP from the coding sequence ATGACCATCGATCAATCCGCCCGGCGTACGGGCACCGAACCGGCCGAATTCCTGGGCCCGTCGCGTACCGCTGTCACCTTGCGCATCAATGGCCGGGAGCAGTTCGCGGTGGTGGAGCCGCGCACCAGTCTGCTCGACGCGCTGCGCGAGCATCTGCATCTGACCGGCACCAAGAAGGGCTGTGACCAGGGCGGCTGCGGCGCCTGCACGGTATGGGTCGACGACCGCCGGGTGCTGGCGTGTCTGACCCTGGCGGTGGCGGCGGAGGGCCGGGAGATCACCACCATCGAGGGGGTGGCGCGCGGGGAGGAGCTGCACCCGGTGCAGCAGGCGTTCATCGAGGCCGACGGGTTCCAGTGCGGTTACTGCACGCCCGGGCAGATCATGTCGGCGATCAAATGCATCGAGGAGGGCCATGCCGAGCGCGACGAGGACATCGCCGAATGGATGAGCGGCAATATCTGTCGCTGCGCGGCCTATCAGAATATTCGCGAGGCCGTGCGCCTCGGGCGCGACGCGATGCGCGAACGGGACGGTGAGCTGCCGTGA
- a CDS encoding FAD binding domain-containing protein: MKPISYARPSTPEQAVATVTSRPGTVFLAGGTTLVDMLRIGAMTPDNVVDITWLPFGGLRHTPEGGLRIGALAKMSEVAAEPGVVERFPFLSVALWKGASAQLRNMATMGGNLMQKVRCGYFREPEFACNKRQPGSGCAALEGIHRGHAILGTGPHCFATHPSDVAIPLTALDATVTVWGPRGERTIAFDDFFPLPGDTPHIEHPIGADELITRIDVPPLPFARNSHYLKVRDRESYEFALTSAAVALNVADGTVVDVRIGLGGVATKPWRARTAERLLIGKSATAANFAAAAAAELEAADDTHPMNTFKITLAQRTLVRALRTIAPPTTVPAKSMPGSGVNES, encoded by the coding sequence GTGAAACCCATCTCCTACGCCCGGCCGAGCACCCCGGAACAGGCCGTCGCCACCGTCACCTCGCGGCCCGGCACCGTCTTCCTCGCCGGGGGCACCACGCTGGTGGACATGCTGCGCATCGGCGCCATGACCCCGGACAACGTCGTCGACATCACCTGGCTGCCGTTCGGCGGCCTCCGGCACACCCCCGAGGGCGGCCTGCGCATCGGGGCGCTGGCGAAGATGAGCGAGGTGGCCGCCGAACCCGGTGTGGTGGAACGGTTTCCGTTCCTGTCGGTGGCGCTGTGGAAGGGCGCCTCGGCGCAGCTGCGCAATATGGCGACCATGGGCGGCAATCTGATGCAGAAGGTGCGCTGCGGGTACTTCCGCGAGCCCGAATTCGCCTGCAACAAGCGGCAACCCGGTTCCGGCTGCGCGGCGCTCGAGGGTATCCACCGCGGGCACGCGATTCTCGGCACCGGCCCGCACTGCTTCGCCACCCATCCCTCGGATGTGGCGATCCCGTTGACCGCGTTGGACGCGACGGTCACCGTGTGGGGTCCGCGCGGCGAGCGCACCATCGCCTTCGACGACTTCTTCCCGCTGCCCGGCGACACCCCGCACATCGAGCATCCGATCGGTGCGGACGAGCTGATCACGCGAATCGATGTGCCGCCCTTGCCGTTCGCCCGGAATTCGCACTACCTGAAGGTGCGCGACCGGGAGTCCTACGAGTTCGCACTCACCTCGGCCGCGGTGGCGCTGAACGTCGCCGACGGCACCGTCGTCGACGTGCGCATCGGCCTGGGCGGTGTCGCCACCAAACCGTGGCGGGCCCGTACCGCCGAGCGGCTGCTCATCGGAAAGTCCGCCACCGCAGCCAATTTCGCGGCGGCCGCGGCGGCGGAGCTGGAGGCGGCCGACGACACGCATCCGATGAATACCTTCAAGATCACCCTCGCGCAGCGCACGCTGGTCCGCGCCCTGCGGACGATAGCGCCGCCCACCACGGTCCCGGCCAAAAGCATGCCGGGATCAGGGGTGAACGAGTCGTGA
- a CDS encoding xanthine dehydrogenase family protein molybdopterin-binding subunit → MTATVSKPLVGRGFDRLDGRAKVTGSAHYTAEIPIPDLAHAVIVGARVGSGAVRSIDTRAARAAGAIAVFTHANLPRVAALPSAWPSGFGGPAPGQTFFPMQDTTIHYFGQPVAVVVADTFEAAKYAAELIEVDYDAAPAVVRLDDGRDRIYQPEKVFCGMVPARQSRGDFAAAAAAAAHSVDVTYHFAANHHNPIECSATAAFWEGDTVTVYDATQGVTATQATIAAYLGISVAHVRVVANYVGGGFGGKAMMWPHVTLAPTIARELGRPVKVVLNREQMFYGTGLREEQEQRVVLACDGDGVCTGLLHHKLSVTSQFDDWAEVSLEVAGKAYGIPHWDGQYRLIRGNTMTPTFMRGPGEASGMVALECALDELADEIGSDPVELRLRNHAAIDPESGHPWTSDGYADCVRVAAERFGWSAEHRRAGPRRDGNWLLGWGMGSAGYPVYLPGQPQRAHARLLADGMLVVRAATQDFGTGVATAMAQVAGDAMGLPFHRVRVEIGDTRYPNIVAAVGSMGAGMISAAVHTACSDLRAQLISVAVGDPGSPLHGRAPAEIEGIEGVLRIRSDPAIADDYAAVLSRNHLTDLETIGTWQPPAQDIPYGKITFGAQFAEVAVDPDLGLVRVRRMVGAFAPGRVLNAKLARSQVLGGMNWGLSQALMEATLCDPRDGRWANSSLLEYLLPVHADAPEVDIRFVEMQDEIVNPLGVKGLGELGMIGAAAAILSAVRHATGRPIREIPLRIEHLLAE, encoded by the coding sequence GTGACCGCCACCGTCTCGAAACCCTTGGTGGGACGCGGATTCGACCGGCTCGACGGCCGCGCGAAGGTGACCGGCTCGGCCCACTACACCGCCGAGATCCCGATTCCCGATCTCGCCCACGCGGTCATCGTCGGCGCGCGGGTGGGCAGCGGTGCCGTGCGGTCCATCGATACGCGCGCCGCGCGGGCGGCGGGCGCGATCGCGGTGTTCACCCACGCGAATCTGCCGCGGGTGGCCGCGCTGCCGTCGGCGTGGCCGTCCGGATTCGGCGGCCCCGCGCCCGGCCAGACCTTCTTTCCCATGCAGGACACCACGATTCACTACTTCGGGCAGCCCGTCGCGGTGGTGGTGGCCGACACCTTCGAGGCCGCCAAGTATGCCGCGGAGCTGATCGAGGTGGACTACGACGCGGCCCCGGCCGTGGTCCGGCTCGACGACGGCCGCGACCGGATCTATCAGCCGGAGAAGGTGTTCTGCGGCATGGTCCCGGCCCGGCAGTCGCGGGGCGACTTCGCCGCCGCGGCGGCCGCGGCGGCCCACTCCGTCGACGTCACTTACCATTTCGCGGCCAATCACCACAATCCGATCGAATGCTCCGCCACGGCGGCGTTCTGGGAGGGCGACACCGTCACCGTCTACGACGCCACCCAGGGGGTGACCGCCACCCAGGCGACAATCGCCGCGTACCTGGGTATTTCGGTGGCCCACGTGCGGGTGGTGGCGAACTACGTGGGCGGCGGGTTCGGCGGCAAGGCGATGATGTGGCCGCACGTGACGCTGGCGCCGACGATCGCCCGCGAGCTGGGGCGGCCGGTGAAGGTGGTGCTGAACCGCGAGCAGATGTTCTACGGCACCGGCCTGCGCGAGGAGCAGGAGCAGCGCGTCGTGCTCGCCTGCGACGGCGACGGCGTCTGCACCGGGCTGCTGCACCACAAGCTTTCCGTCACTTCACAATTCGACGACTGGGCCGAGGTCTCGCTGGAGGTCGCCGGGAAGGCGTACGGAATTCCGCACTGGGACGGGCAGTATCGGCTGATCCGCGGGAACACCATGACGCCGACGTTCATGCGCGGGCCGGGCGAGGCGTCGGGCATGGTGGCGCTGGAATGCGCCCTCGACGAGCTCGCCGACGAAATCGGTTCGGACCCGGTCGAATTGCGGCTGCGCAACCATGCCGCGATCGATCCGGAGAGCGGTCACCCGTGGACCTCCGACGGCTACGCCGACTGTGTACGCGTGGCCGCCGAACGCTTCGGCTGGTCGGCCGAGCACCGTCGCGCCGGGCCCCGCCGGGACGGAAACTGGCTGCTCGGTTGGGGTATGGGGTCGGCGGGCTATCCGGTGTATCTACCGGGGCAGCCGCAGCGCGCGCACGCCCGGCTGCTGGCCGACGGCATGCTGGTGGTGCGGGCCGCCACCCAGGATTTCGGCACCGGGGTCGCCACCGCGATGGCCCAGGTCGCGGGCGACGCGATGGGCCTGCCGTTCCATCGGGTGCGCGTCGAGATCGGCGACACCCGGTACCCGAACATCGTCGCCGCGGTCGGCTCGATGGGCGCGGGCATGATCAGCGCCGCGGTGCACACCGCGTGCTCCGACCTGAGGGCACAGCTGATCTCGGTGGCCGTCGGCGATCCGGGGTCGCCGCTGCACGGCCGCGCCCCGGCGGAGATCGAGGGCATCGAGGGCGTGCTGCGCATCCGTTCGGACCCCGCGATCGCGGACGACTACGCCGCGGTCCTGAGCCGCAACCACCTGACCGACCTCGAGACCATCGGCACCTGGCAGCCACCCGCCCAGGACATTCCCTACGGCAAGATCACCTTCGGCGCCCAGTTCGCGGAGGTGGCGGTCGACCCCGACCTCGGCCTGGTCCGGGTCCGCCGCATGGTCGGCGCCTTCGCCCCCGGCCGCGTCCTCAACGCCAAACTGGCCCGCAGCCAGGTCCTGGGCGGCATGAACTGGGGCCTGTCCCAGGCCCTCATGGAAGCCACCCTCTGCGACCCCCGCGACGGCCGCTGGGCCAACTCCTCCCTCCTGGAATACCTCCTCCCGGTCCACGCCGACGCGCCCGAGGTGGACATCCGGTTCGTCGAGATGCAGGACGAAATAGTGAACCCCCTGGGTGTGAAGGGTCTGGGCGAGCTGGGCATGATCGGCGCCGCCGCCGCCATTCTCAGCGCCGTCCGCCACGCCACCGGCCGCCCGATCCGCGAGATCCCGCTCCGGATCGAACATTTGCTGGCCGAATAG
- a CDS encoding bifunctional 3'-5' exonuclease/DNA polymerase: MRWAVAETDGGGARLCPLDQDGRPAGPVVHEVSVAEAVGSRPDVERWVWRSTGEMYRRLLAAGVRVERCYDVEAAEALLIGHEEGQSGQARSLAAAWARLHGLPVPPDAPARAAETQPSLFESGPVPLPPGTDELTALLEVYAGQIARTAKTEQPERMRLLLAAESAGMLVAAEMSRTGIPWRADVHREVLDELLGERFPGGGEPRRMAELADRVSRAFGDEVRVRPDLPNDIIRAFARAGIFLSSTRKWELQQVDHPAVAPLLEYKSLYRLYTAHGWSWLEQWVHDGRFRPEYLPGGTVSGRWTTNGGGALQIPKVIRRAVRADPGWCLVVADADQMEPRVLAAISRDPGLMEVAGRGEDLYADLAARAFGGDRAQAKLAMLGAIYGQTSGDARTHMAELRRRYPAAMAYVDDAARAGEEGRLVRTWLGRTCPPLSAGAPDDPAEEQEPSGRYGSTSAARARGRFTRNFVVQGSAADWALLVLAALRQQMSRAGLRAELVFFQHDEVIVHCPAEEAATVAEAIATAAQTAGRIAFGPTPVRFPLTTAIVECYWDAK; the protein is encoded by the coding sequence ATGAGATGGGCGGTGGCCGAGACGGACGGCGGGGGTGCGCGTCTGTGTCCGCTCGATCAGGACGGGCGGCCCGCGGGGCCGGTGGTGCACGAGGTTTCGGTGGCGGAGGCGGTGGGGTCGCGGCCCGATGTCGAGCGGTGGGTGTGGCGGTCGACGGGTGAGATGTATCGGCGGTTGCTGGCGGCGGGGGTGCGGGTCGAGCGGTGCTATGACGTGGAGGCCGCGGAGGCGCTGCTGATCGGGCACGAGGAGGGCCAGTCGGGGCAGGCCCGATCGCTGGCGGCCGCCTGGGCGCGATTACACGGCCTGCCGGTGCCGCCGGATGCGCCCGCGCGGGCCGCGGAGACCCAGCCGTCGCTGTTCGAGTCCGGCCCGGTGCCGCTGCCGCCCGGCACCGACGAGCTCACCGCCCTCCTGGAGGTCTATGCGGGGCAGATCGCCCGCACCGCGAAAACCGAACAGCCCGAACGGATGCGGCTGCTGCTCGCCGCCGAATCGGCGGGCATGCTGGTGGCCGCCGAGATGTCGCGGACCGGAATCCCCTGGCGCGCGGACGTGCACCGCGAGGTGCTGGACGAACTGCTGGGTGAACGGTTCCCGGGCGGGGGCGAGCCGCGGCGGATGGCGGAGCTGGCCGATCGGGTGTCGCGGGCCTTCGGCGACGAGGTGCGGGTGCGGCCCGATCTGCCCAACGACATCATCCGGGCCTTCGCCCGCGCCGGAATCTTCCTGTCCTCCACCAGAAAATGGGAGCTCCAGCAGGTCGATCACCCCGCGGTCGCGCCGCTGCTCGAATACAAGTCGCTCTATCGTCTCTACACCGCACACGGCTGGTCCTGGCTCGAGCAGTGGGTGCACGACGGCCGCTTCCGTCCCGAATACCTGCCCGGCGGAACGGTTTCCGGCCGCTGGACCACCAATGGCGGTGGCGCCCTACAGATCCCGAAGGTGATCCGGCGGGCGGTCCGCGCCGACCCGGGGTGGTGTCTGGTGGTCGCCGACGCCGATCAGATGGAGCCGCGCGTGCTCGCCGCCATCTCCCGCGACCCGGGGCTGATGGAGGTGGCCGGTCGCGGCGAGGATCTGTACGCGGACCTGGCGGCCCGCGCCTTCGGCGGCGACCGCGCCCAGGCCAAACTCGCCATGCTGGGCGCCATCTACGGCCAGACCTCCGGCGATGCCCGCACCCACATGGCCGAACTGCGCCGCCGCTATCCGGCCGCCATGGCCTACGTCGACGACGCGGCCCGCGCCGGTGAGGAGGGCCGCCTGGTACGCACCTGGTTGGGCCGCACCTGCCCGCCGCTGTCCGCGGGCGCACCCGACGACCCGGCCGAGGAGCAGGAACCATCCGGTCGATACGGCAGCACCTCCGCGGCGCGCGCCCGCGGCCGCTTCACCCGCAACTTCGTGGTGCAGGGCAGCGCCGCCGACTGGGCCCTGCTGGTCCTGGCGGCGCTGCGCCAGCAGATGAGCCGCGCCGGGCTGCGCGCCGAACTGGTCTTCTTCCAGCACGACGAGGTCATCGTGCACTGCCCGGCCGAGGAGGCCGCGACCGTCGCCGAGGCGATCGCGACCGCGGCGCAGACCGCGGGCCGGATCGCCTTCGGGCCGACACCGGTGCGGTTCCCGCTGACGACGGCGATTGTGGAGTGCTACTGGGACGCGAAATGA
- a CDS encoding XdhC family protein has translation MRELLPSLIDRVERGPVALARVVDVTGAGPREIGAAMVVTANGEVLGSISGGCVEGAVTEAAAGVIAGSGAVLERFGVADPDGIAVGLTCGGEMEVFVERVDRARRADLVALHRGIDAHRPVALVTTLRSTPEWRVVWPADEDDAADVSRDARGMARAGRTGTVGADDGRTAFPPRAFVHSFGPPARLILAGANDFVRALSRVGAHLGYRVTVVDARETFTTPARFPAAHDVVVDWPHRYLRRQHEAGLLDGRTVVIVLTHDPKFDVPMLAEALTLDDLAFIGALGSRRTHADRVRRLTETGVPPNRLRRLHSPVGLDLNARTPEETAVSIAAQILAETSGGTARPLARTHGPIHR, from the coding sequence ATGAGAGAGTTGCTGCCCTCTCTGATAGACCGCGTCGAGCGCGGCCCGGTCGCACTGGCCCGCGTGGTCGATGTGACCGGAGCCGGGCCGCGGGAGATCGGCGCGGCCATGGTAGTCACCGCGAACGGCGAGGTGCTGGGATCGATCTCCGGCGGCTGTGTGGAGGGGGCGGTCACCGAGGCCGCGGCGGGGGTGATCGCGGGCTCGGGTGCGGTGCTCGAACGGTTCGGGGTCGCCGACCCGGACGGGATCGCGGTCGGGTTGACCTGCGGCGGTGAGATGGAGGTATTCGTCGAGCGGGTGGATCGGGCGCGGCGCGCGGATCTTGTTGCGCTGCACCGGGGTATCGATGCGCATCGGCCGGTCGCGCTGGTCACCACGCTGCGGAGTACGCCGGAGTGGCGGGTGGTGTGGCCCGCCGACGAGGACGACGCCGCCGATGTCAGCCGGGACGCCCGGGGGATGGCGCGCGCGGGCCGCACCGGCACGGTCGGCGCGGACGACGGCCGAACCGCCTTTCCGCCACGGGCTTTCGTGCACAGTTTCGGGCCGCCCGCGCGCCTGATTCTGGCCGGTGCCAATGATTTCGTGCGGGCCCTGAGCCGGGTCGGCGCGCACCTCGGCTATCGCGTGACCGTGGTCGACGCCCGCGAAACCTTCACCACCCCGGCGCGTTTCCCCGCCGCCCACGATGTCGTCGTCGACTGGCCGCACCGCTACCTGCGGCGGCAGCACGAGGCCGGGCTGCTCGACGGCCGCACCGTCGTCATCGTGCTCACCCACGACCCCAAGTTCGACGTCCCGATGCTCGCCGAGGCCCTCACCCTCGACGACCTGGCCTTCATCGGCGCCCTCGGTTCCCGCCGCACCCACGCCGACCGCGTCCGACGCCTCACCGAGACCGGCGTCCCGCCGAACCGCCTGCGCCGCTTACACAGTCCCGTCGGCCTCGACCTGAATGCCCGCACCCCCGAGGAAACCGCCGTCTCCATCGCCGCCCAGATCCTCGCCGAAACCTCCGGCGGCACCGCCCGACCCCTGGCCCGCACGCACGGGCCGATCCACCGCTGA
- a CDS encoding isopenicillin N synthase family dioxygenase, with amino-acid sequence MNGAGTFASVPIIDVAGLFSGDPVGRKAIANEIGRAAGDVGFFYIGGTGFDFRRYDDLLTVARRFFALPYAEKMRSYIGFSRCHRGYVPQGEEGVFEGRADLKEVFDSALDLPADDPDYLAGNPMLGPNVWPAIPGFAQRVTAYYDAVLGIGRKLLGAFAVALGEEPDRFLRHARKPPSQLRLNHYRYDPAAGDGWVSGEHTDYECFTLLTATGPGLEILGGDGTWIDVPPVPGTFVVNIGDLMELWTNGEFVATTHRVRRVPGERYSFPLFFCVDYDTVIRPLPRFHRPGRPIRRPLRAGEHVFAQTAQTFRYLRNRMDLGDLRLPEGALGVGSFGYDAVPAH; translated from the coding sequence ATGAATGGCGCAGGTACTTTCGCATCCGTGCCGATCATCGACGTCGCCGGTCTGTTCTCCGGCGACCCCGTCGGCCGGAAGGCGATCGCGAACGAGATCGGCCGGGCCGCAGGCGATGTCGGCTTCTTCTACATCGGAGGCACCGGTTTCGATTTTCGCCGCTACGACGATCTGCTGACCGTGGCTCGGCGCTTCTTCGCCCTGCCGTATGCGGAGAAGATGCGGTCCTATATCGGCTTCTCGCGCTGCCACCGCGGTTATGTCCCGCAGGGCGAGGAGGGCGTGTTCGAGGGAAGGGCCGATCTGAAGGAGGTTTTCGACTCCGCTCTGGACCTGCCCGCCGACGATCCGGACTATCTGGCCGGTAATCCGATGCTCGGTCCCAATGTCTGGCCCGCGATTCCGGGCTTTGCGCAGCGGGTCACCGCATATTACGACGCGGTGCTCGGGATCGGTCGAAAGTTGCTGGGGGCCTTCGCCGTCGCCCTCGGCGAGGAACCGGACCGGTTTCTCCGGCACGCCCGGAAGCCGCCGAGTCAGTTGCGGCTCAACCACTATCGATACGATCCGGCCGCCGGGGACGGGTGGGTCAGCGGGGAGCATACCGACTACGAATGTTTCACGCTGCTGACCGCGACCGGGCCGGGGCTGGAAATACTCGGCGGTGACGGCACGTGGATCGACGTGCCGCCGGTTCCGGGCACCTTCGTGGTGAATATCGGTGACCTGATGGAGTTGTGGACCAATGGCGAGTTCGTCGCCACGACCCACCGGGTGCGGCGGGTGCCCGGCGAACGGTATTCGTTTCCGCTGTTCTTCTGTGTCGACTACGACACCGTCATCCGGCCGCTTCCGCGCTTTCACCGGCCCGGGCGGCCGATCCGCCGCCCGCTGCGCGCGGGTGAGCACGTCTTCGCGCAGACGGCGCAGACCTTCCGGTATCTGCGGAATCGCATGGATCTCGGCGACCTGCGGCTGCCGGAGGGCGCGCTGGGCGTCGGTTCCTTCGGCTACGACGCCGTGCCCGCGCATTGA